The Acetomicrobium sp. S15 = DSM 107314 sequence GTGCAGCAATATTATATCAGTTATACCCATGATGCTCGATGCGTCTTGGCGGGGCCACTACATGGAGTAACCCGTGATGAAAATATAAAAGTGAGAGTGAATGTGAAAGTGAGTGCGGAAGTGGAAGTGAGTGATGAGTGATGAGTGATGAGTGAAGCGTAATGCGCAAGATGCGAGAGGCAAGACGAAGAAAGTTGTCGGAGAATAAGAAACACAAAAGCAATACAAAGGCCTGACCTCACGAATTTAGATAATATGCTATGATTACAAACGAAGGACAGCGGTTTTTCGGAGGATGCGCCAATGGCGAAGGCATCTTTAGTGCGATATCGATGCGGAGAGTGCGGCTCCGTGAGCCTCAGTTGGAGCGGTAAATGTCCGTCTTGCGGTTCGTGGGGCACACTCTACGAGGAAAGAGAAGAGAAGGAGAAAAAAACCTCATTCAAGCCACTCGCGCCGGCCGCGCTGGATGAGGTCACCTTTCCTGAAAGGTTCCCCTCTGGGCTTTCGGAGTTGGATAGAGTGCTCGGAGGGGGATGGGTGGCCGGAAGCGTCGTCCTGATCGGCGGAGAGCCTGGCATAGGCAAGTCCACGCTGTTGCTTCAGGTGTGCAGCTTTCTCGGAGAGAAAGGTACGGATGTCCTCTACATATCCGGCGAGGAGTCGGCCGCTCAAGTGGCATTGCGGGCTAAGCGCCTTGAGGCTCGAGGTGGTAATTTGCGCCTGCTGTGCCACGATGACATCGATGAGGCGCTTTCCGTCGCTGCAGACGCAAGATTCGTAGTAGTAGATAGCGTTCAGGCACTTCGCTCTGCCGATGTAGGTGGCTGGCCCGGCACGATTTCCCAGGTCAGAGCCGTGACGCAGCGGTGCATAGATTTTGCCAAAGAGAAGAACGTGCCCGTCGTACTCGTAGGGCATATCACCAAGGAGGGGCAGATAGCGGGCCCGAAGTTGATGGAGCACATGGTGGATGTGGTCCTGTTGTTCTCCGGCGAGCGCACCTCATCGTATCGCGTTTTGAGGGGCGTGAAGAATCGCTACGGGAGCACGGACGAGGTGGGTCTCTTCGAAATGAGCGAGCGCGGGCTTTCGCCGGTGGTCGACCCGAGCAGCCTCTATTGGAGTGGCGTGGAGTCATCGGTTTCTGGCGTCGCCATGGGGGTGGTGCTCGAAGGTTCGCGACCCTTGGTGGCGGAGATACAATGTTTGGCCTGTCCTACGCCCTTTCCCTACCCGAAGAGGACGGCCAGGGGAATTGAGACGAGCAGGGTGCAGCTTTTGCTCGCTGTTTTGGAGCGGCGTTGCGGTTGTTTCAGCAGGACTCACGACGTTTACGTCAATGTCGTGGGCGGGTTGCAGGTTCGCGACCCGGCCGTGGACTTGCCGCTGGCCCTGGCGCTCGTCTCCGCCTTGAAAGATGTACCGTTGAGGCCGGATCTCTGCATGGTGGGAGAAGTGGGATTGGCGGGCGAGGTGCGGCCGGCTCCACGCACGCATCTTCGCATCAGGGAGGCCTCCCGCCTGGGTTTCTGCAGGGCCTTGGTGAGCAGTGCAGAAAGAGACATGAGCCGCGTTGAGGGGGTGGAGATCATAGCGGTTAAGAGCCTCAGAGAGGCAATGGGGGTGGTGATGCGTTGAAGCGTCATCTCGCAGTTTTAGCGCTTTTTGTCTGCTTCGTTGCATGGGGAGGTTCCGCAACGGTCTATGCAGAAGAGGCGAAGGTGTTGGTTTCCCCCCTCGATGGCGTCGTGGGGACCGTTCTCGAAGTTTACTTAGGCGAACTCATAGAACGTGCCCGCAGCGAGGGGTTCGACCTCTTGGTGCTCGCCATAGACACGCCTGGCGGCCTCGTGAGCTCGATGACAGCCATGGTGAATAAGATTCTGACCTCACCCGTTCCGATAGTCGTGTGGGTCTACCCTTATGGGGCGAGAGCGGCCTCTGCGGGAGCGTTTATTGTGCAGGCGGCTCACGTGGCGGCAATGGCTCCCGGCACGAGGATAGGCGCTGCTCATCCGGTGACCGCCGGTGGCGGTGACGTGCCGAGCGATGAGATGAACCGCAAGATTACCAACGACTTAGCAGCTCAGATGCGCTCTCTGGCCGAGGAGAGAGGACGCTCTGCTGAAGTGGCTGCCCGTATGGTGACGGAGAGTCTGTCTTTGACCGCCCAAGAGGCCATGAGCAAGGGTGTGGTGGACGTGATGGCCACAGAATTGGAGGAGCTCCTCGTGGCCATTAGCGGCAGGAAAGTCGTGGTTGGGGGAAGCGAAATCGTCCTCGACCTTTCGGACTACGAAGTTGAGCATACGGAAATGCCGATGAGGCTCAAGGTTCTCCACTTCATATCCCGCCCCGACATCGCCTATCTTTTGCTCATGCTGGGCATATATGCGATCATATTTGAGATCCTCTCTCCGGGAGGGTTTGTCCTCGGCACATCTGGGGCCATAATGATCCTACTGGGCGCTTATGGGCTGCGGATGCTTCCGCTGAATTGGGCAGGAATTATCTTGCTCATAGCCGGCATCACCGTGATGATCATAGATCTGTTGGTCGGGGGAATTGGGGTACTCTCCGCCTTCGGCGGAGTAGCCATCATAGTGGGCGGGCTTATCATCTATCGGGCTCCAGGGGGTGAGCTCTTGCGCTATTCCATGACTTTCGTCACAGGGGCTGTTGTGGCTGCAACGGGCTTTTTCTTGTTGGCCCTGTGGGCTTTCTTGAGATCTTTGAAGACCAGAAAAGCCTCGGGCCAGGAAGGGTTGGTGGGAGAACCCGCTACTGTGGTTCAAGCGTGTAACCCGGATGGGATGGTGCTCTGTCATGGGGAGTATTGGAAGGCAAGAAGCGTGGATGGAGAACCCTTAGGAGTGGGAGAAAGAGTTCGGGTGGTTTCCCTCTCAGGGTTGGTCCTGTTGGTAAGTCGAGACAAGGAGGAGGATGTAAAGGATGGGGACTGAAGGGATCATAGAAAGCCTTTTTAGCGCCGGCGGTTATCTCGGGGCTATACTGATCATAGTCATTATCTTGACGGCGGCTCTCAAGATTGTTCCTGAGTATCAGCGCGCCGTGGTTTTTCGCCTGGGTAGGGCTATAGGCGTGAAGGGGCCCGGTTTGGTGATTGTCATCCCTGTTATCGATCGCGTAGTGCGAGTTGACTTGCGCGTGGTCACACTCGATGTGCCCGTTCAAGAGGTGATAACGAGGGACAACGTACCCATCAAGGTTAACGCCGTGGTATACTTTCGAGTTATGGAGCCGATGCGCTCCGTGATAGAGGTGGAAAGCTATATCATGGCCACGAGCCTTCTGGCTCAAACCACGCTTCGTTCGGTGGTGGGAAGGGCCGAACTCGACGAAGTTCTCTCTGCGAGGGATAAGATCAACATGGAGCTGCAGCAGATCATAGACGAGCGCACAGACCCATGGGGTATCAAAGTGAGCGCGGTTGAGGTCAAAGAACTGGAGCTGCCAGAAGGAATGAAGCGCGCGATGGCGAGGCAGGCCGAGGCCGAAAGGGAACGTCGCGCCAAGATCATCAACGCCGAAGGAGAGCTTCAGGCTGCAGAAAGGCTCAGCCAGGCCGCTCAGATCATGGAGACCTCTCCGGTTACCCTCCAGCTCAGGTATCTGCAGACGCTGAGAGAGGTGGCAAGCGAGAGGAATTCCACCACCATATTCCCGCTGCCCATCGATTTGCTGAAACCGTTCCTTTCGCGCAAGGAGCGGGAGGTTATCGATAAGGATTAGGCTGAAAAAACATAGCTGACTTTACTGCGTATAGACGAGGGGGTCCATTTCGTGGGTTACGACTTTTCGGCCATAGAGAGAAAATGGCAACAGCGTTGGGAAGCGGCAGGCGTATTCTACGTGGATAGAAATCCGGCTAAGCCCAAATTTTATTGCCTCGAAATGTTCCCATATCCGAGTGGGGCTCTTCACATGGGGCATCTCAGGAACTACTCGATAGGCGACGTATTGGCCAGGTACTTGCGCATGAAGGGATACAACGTGCTTCACCCCATGGGCTTCGACGCCTTCGGCATGCCGGCGGAAAACGCCGCTATACGTTACGGAGTGCACCCACACGAGTGGACGTGGAATAACATCGAGCACATGGCGAAGCAGCTAAAGGAGATGGGCTGCAGCTATGATTGGCGACGCCGCATAGAGACGTGTCATCCCAACTATTACCGTTGGACGGAATGGTTTTTTCTCCAATTCTTCAAGAGGGGGCTTGCATATCGTAAAAAAGCCTTCGTCAATTGGTGCGATGAGTGCAAAACCGTGCTCGCCAACGAGCAGGTGATCGAAGGCAATTGCTGGCGCTGTGGCACGCCGGTAAGAAAACGAAGCCTTGAGCAGTGGTTCTTGCGCATATCAGACTACGCTCAAGAACTGCTCGATTCGCTAAAAGAGCTCGACAAATGGCCCGAACGGGTGAAGATGATGCAGGAAAACTGGATCGGCCGCTCTGAAGGAGTGCGCCTATCTTTCCCCGTGGAGGGTATCGACGCCTCAATAGAGGTGTTTACAACCCGCGTCGACACCATTTACGGTGCCACGTTCCTCTCCCTGGCGCCGGAGCATCCCTTGGTGGAAGCGTTGGCGGATCGCTCCCCGGACGGCGACGACATCAGGAGGTTCGTAGAAGAGGTGATCCGTCGGAGGGAGATTGAGCGCTCGGCCGTGGGCAATGAAAAAAAGGGATACTTCACGGGCTTTTATGCCCGCAATCCCGTCACCGGCGAGAGGCTTCCCATTTGGATAGCCGATTACGTGCTCATGGAATACGGCACGGGTGCGATCATGGGCGTGCCGGCTCATGACCAACGCGACTTCGAGTTCGCCCGCAAATACGGTCTGGAGGTTCGTGTGGTAGTTAACCCTCCAGGAGAGGAAAAACTCGATCCCGCGACTATGGATAGGGCCTTCGAGGGAGAGGGATATCAGTGCAATTCGGGTTCCTTTGACGGTCTTGCCACACCGGTGGCCATTCGGCGGATGGCTGAGTGGATCGAAAGCCAGGGTATGGGCAAGAGAGAGGTCAACTATCGCCTCCGCGATTGGCTGATCTCGCGCCAGCGCTACTGGGGGGCTCCCATCCCGATAGTCTATTGTGATCGTTGTGGCATTGTCCCAGTTCCGGAGGAGGATTTGCCTGTGCTCCTTCCGCTGGACGCACACCTCCTTCCCGGGGGAGGAAGCCCTCTGCCTGGGCTCGAAGAGTGGGTCAGCGTACCGTGCCCTCAGTGCGGCGCTCCGGCCAAGCGCGAGACCGACACGATGGATACCTTTATCTGTTCTTCGTGGTATTTTTTGCGTTTTTGTTCGCCATGGACGGATAAGGCTCCCTTTGAAAAGGAGGACGTCGATTGTTGGATGCCGGTTGACCAGTATATAGGCGGCATTGAACATGCTTGTCTTCACCTCATTTATGCGCGTTTCTTCACCAAAGTCCTCGCTGACATGGGCATGGTCAATGTGAGGGAACCCTTTGCCGCGCTTTTAACCCAAGGCATGGTTATAAAAGACGGCGCCAAGATGTCTAAGTCAAAGGGCAATGTAGTTGACCCCGATGAGATCATGAAGACCTACGGGGCAGATACGGCTCGGCTTTTCATTCTCTTCGCATCTCCGCCTCACAAGGACCTCGAATGGTCGGACCGAGGCGTCCAGGGAGCCCACCGCTTCCTTAATCGCCTCTTCAGGTTCGTGGAGGACAACGAAGAAAAGCTTAAAGGGGCATCGACCGAACCAGTGCCTGTGGGCAACCTTCTGAAGAAGGAACAAAGGGAGCTCAAAAGGGCCATACACGGGACCATACAGGCCGTCACGCGCGACATAGAGGTGGAAAGACAATTTAACACCGGCGTTGCGAGGCTTATGGAGCTCCTTAACGCCCTTTCGATGTATGAGCCCAAAGATCCTGTTGATTGGAGCCTAACGAGAGAAGGGGTCGAAGCTCTGCTCGTATGCCTCTCCCCTTACACGCCGCATATCTGCGAGGAGCTGTGGGAGAAACTTGGACACGATAATATGCTGGCCGAAACCGAATGGCCCGAGCCCGATCCGGAAGCGCTCGCCGCGGAGGAGGTTACGGTGGTGGTCCAGGTGAACGGCAAGGTGAGGGAAAGCATTAATGTGCCGGCCGGGTTGAGCGAAGAAAACCTGAAGGAGCGCGTCTTGGCGCACGAGGGGGTTAGGCGAAGGTTAGAAGGTAAGGAAATCAAAAAAGTGATAGTGGTGCCCGATAAGCTTGTGAGCCTTGTGGTGAAGGATTAGTGCCTCATTTAATCGTGGTTAGTGCTCCTGGTCTTGAGCTGCAGGATTTGCTCCTCGCTGCAGAAAAAGAGCTGCAGGAGGCAGGTTATATGTTGGCTCGTCACTATGAAGAGACGAGCTGGAGTGAAATCTTCGCCGTCGCCGGCAGCGGCGGCCTCTTAGGAGGCCGTTCCCTCTTTGTGGTGGAAAATGCGTCACGGTTGGGGCCGTTTCCTGAGGGTTTTTTGCCGTGGCTTGAGGGAGAGGCGGCAGAGACCGCGGTCATTTTGGCCTATGAGGGAGATCATCGCAAGTATCTGTCAAAGGAAGTACTCGAACGGGTAGGTCTTTACGAGCTACAAGCTGTGCCTCGATGGGGTAAGGCCAGGCTGGATTGGATAGCCGCGCAGGCTAAAAATCTTGGAGCGCGCCTCGACGGCGAGGCGCTTTCTCTACTGAGCGAGTATTTTGAGGATCCCAAGGAGCTCAAGTCTGAGCTTGAAAAGCTTGCCGTGGCCTCTGAAGACGGGAAAATATCTACAGCCTTGGTGAAGGAGCTTTCTGTCTCAAGCGGGGGCAGGAAGCTGGTAAAATTCCTCGACGCGCTCTGCGAAGGAAAGATCCCTGAGGCGCTCGAAGCCATGGTGAATCTGAGGGAAGAAGCGGATGTACTGCCGGTGATCGCCAGCCTTCATCGGCGGTTTCGTTTGGCTGCCTACATATCTTGTTTGTCTCCTGAGGCCCATGAAGCCTTTTTAGAGGCGCTCAAGGCGCGTGGTTATCAGGCCAGGATGGCGAAGACAGCAGCCAAGCGCTATCCCGAAGCGGCTATCTGGCGCTTTTTAACCGGAATAATAGGTTTGAGCTATCGGGAAAAGGTCGGGGAAGGATCTGGGTGGGTTTCGTTAGAAGAGCTTGCAATCGAACTGCTCGAGTCATGTGCATCTTGAGGCGGGCTAAGGGTTTTGGGGCTCTTTGCCCGCCTTTTATATTAGGATCCAGCGCTTTTATCGAGCGCCCTGACCGACGCCATGAGCCTCGACTTTTTTCTTGCTACGGTGTTGCGATGAAGGACTCCTTTGATTGTGGCCTTGTCTAAGACGGAATAGGCTATGCTGAGGCGTTCCTTCGCAAGCGCAAGATCGCCAGCGGTTACAGCTTCGAGCACATCCTTGCAAGCGCTCTTGGCGCGACTTTTCCAGTGGCGATTATACAGTCTGTTCCTTTCCTCGATGCGCATCCTCTTGACTGCGGATTTAATATTGGGCACCGCTTTTTCACCTCCCTTCGTATAATAAAAAGAAAGCGCAAATAATTCTATCACGTCTTTGTGGATCGAGACAACCGGTGTCGCTTGGGCCTGCAGCGAGATCTCAAGCGGTGGGAGGCGGGACCATAGGTGCAGAAAAAGGTCCTTAGATGAGCTTGAAAAAACTGCGCCCTTGGAAGATGGACGAGGTATCATGTTCGGAAGGTTAACTACGCGAAGGGGTTTGTATCATGGCTTTAGGCGGCGTCAAAGTAGAAGGAAGCCTTACAACAAAAATCAAGACCCTCCTCTTTTGGTCGTTGGTTGTTTTGACGGCCGCGGGGTATCTATTGGACGGCAGCGCCGAGAGCAAATGGTCGCTCATGTGGATGACCGGTTTATCCGGTCTAATCGGTTATATAAC is a genomic window containing:
- the radA gene encoding DNA repair protein RadA → MAKASLVRYRCGECGSVSLSWSGKCPSCGSWGTLYEEREEKEKKTSFKPLAPAALDEVTFPERFPSGLSELDRVLGGGWVAGSVVLIGGEPGIGKSTLLLQVCSFLGEKGTDVLYISGEESAAQVALRAKRLEARGGNLRLLCHDDIDEALSVAADARFVVVDSVQALRSADVGGWPGTISQVRAVTQRCIDFAKEKNVPVVLVGHITKEGQIAGPKLMEHMVDVVLLFSGERTSSYRVLRGVKNRYGSTDEVGLFEMSERGLSPVVDPSSLYWSGVESSVSGVAMGVVLEGSRPLVAEIQCLACPTPFPYPKRTARGIETSRVQLLLAVLERRCGCFSRTHDVYVNVVGGLQVRDPAVDLPLALALVSALKDVPLRPDLCMVGEVGLAGEVRPAPRTHLRIREASRLGFCRALVSSAERDMSRVEGVEIIAVKSLREAMGVVMR
- a CDS encoding NfeD family protein → MKRHLAVLALFVCFVAWGGSATVYAEEAKVLVSPLDGVVGTVLEVYLGELIERARSEGFDLLVLAIDTPGGLVSSMTAMVNKILTSPVPIVVWVYPYGARAASAGAFIVQAAHVAAMAPGTRIGAAHPVTAGGGDVPSDEMNRKITNDLAAQMRSLAEERGRSAEVAARMVTESLSLTAQEAMSKGVVDVMATELEELLVAISGRKVVVGGSEIVLDLSDYEVEHTEMPMRLKVLHFISRPDIAYLLLMLGIYAIIFEILSPGGFVLGTSGAIMILLGAYGLRMLPLNWAGIILLIAGITVMIIDLLVGGIGVLSAFGGVAIIVGGLIIYRAPGGELLRYSMTFVTGAVVAATGFFLLALWAFLRSLKTRKASGQEGLVGEPATVVQACNPDGMVLCHGEYWKARSVDGEPLGVGERVRVVSLSGLVLLVSRDKEEDVKDGD
- a CDS encoding slipin family protein, whose translation is MGTEGIIESLFSAGGYLGAILIIVIILTAALKIVPEYQRAVVFRLGRAIGVKGPGLVIVIPVIDRVVRVDLRVVTLDVPVQEVITRDNVPIKVNAVVYFRVMEPMRSVIEVESYIMATSLLAQTTLRSVVGRAELDEVLSARDKINMELQQIIDERTDPWGIKVSAVEVKELELPEGMKRAMARQAEAERERRAKIINAEGELQAAERLSQAAQIMETSPVTLQLRYLQTLREVASERNSTTIFPLPIDLLKPFLSRKEREVIDKD
- the leuS gene encoding leucine--tRNA ligase encodes the protein MGYDFSAIERKWQQRWEAAGVFYVDRNPAKPKFYCLEMFPYPSGALHMGHLRNYSIGDVLARYLRMKGYNVLHPMGFDAFGMPAENAAIRYGVHPHEWTWNNIEHMAKQLKEMGCSYDWRRRIETCHPNYYRWTEWFFLQFFKRGLAYRKKAFVNWCDECKTVLANEQVIEGNCWRCGTPVRKRSLEQWFLRISDYAQELLDSLKELDKWPERVKMMQENWIGRSEGVRLSFPVEGIDASIEVFTTRVDTIYGATFLSLAPEHPLVEALADRSPDGDDIRRFVEEVIRRREIERSAVGNEKKGYFTGFYARNPVTGERLPIWIADYVLMEYGTGAIMGVPAHDQRDFEFARKYGLEVRVVVNPPGEEKLDPATMDRAFEGEGYQCNSGSFDGLATPVAIRRMAEWIESQGMGKREVNYRLRDWLISRQRYWGAPIPIVYCDRCGIVPVPEEDLPVLLPLDAHLLPGGGSPLPGLEEWVSVPCPQCGAPAKRETDTMDTFICSSWYFLRFCSPWTDKAPFEKEDVDCWMPVDQYIGGIEHACLHLIYARFFTKVLADMGMVNVREPFAALLTQGMVIKDGAKMSKSKGNVVDPDEIMKTYGADTARLFILFASPPHKDLEWSDRGVQGAHRFLNRLFRFVEDNEEKLKGASTEPVPVGNLLKKEQRELKRAIHGTIQAVTRDIEVERQFNTGVARLMELLNALSMYEPKDPVDWSLTREGVEALLVCLSPYTPHICEELWEKLGHDNMLAETEWPEPDPEALAAEEVTVVVQVNGKVRESINVPAGLSEENLKERVLAHEGVRRRLEGKEIKKVIVVPDKLVSLVVKD
- the holA gene encoding DNA polymerase III subunit delta, producing the protein MPHLIVVSAPGLELQDLLLAAEKELQEAGYMLARHYEETSWSEIFAVAGSGGLLGGRSLFVVENASRLGPFPEGFLPWLEGEAAETAVILAYEGDHRKYLSKEVLERVGLYELQAVPRWGKARLDWIAAQAKNLGARLDGEALSLLSEYFEDPKELKSELEKLAVASEDGKISTALVKELSVSSGGRKLVKFLDALCEGKIPEALEAMVNLREEADVLPVIASLHRRFRLAAYISCLSPEAHEAFLEALKARGYQARMAKTAAKRYPEAAIWRFLTGIIGLSYREKVGEGSGWVSLEELAIELLESCAS
- the rpsT gene encoding 30S ribosomal protein S20, with the protein product MPNIKSAVKRMRIEERNRLYNRHWKSRAKSACKDVLEAVTAGDLALAKERLSIAYSVLDKATIKGVLHRNTVARKKSRLMASVRALDKSAGS